The genome window TTACATTCACAGGTGTGATTTGCGGGTGGGACATGATGTTCCCAACACATTTTAATAgaaattaagaaatgtttgCAGATGGTGTGTATTTTAAGGATCATTAACATCAAAACGTTTTGCTCGCACTCGTGAGTTATATTTGCGGAAGACAGAGAGTCTCACTATTTAATGCGCGCATCATCCGCGCTCGCGCTCGCGCCGCTCGTTACGCATCCAGTGTCCGCGCACAAACACGCGTACATGACTTATGACATAAGTgacaataaaagtttgtgtttacataatatttatcTGTGTACTttcaataataattttatatttattaacaaatacacatacacgCATATagttaagaaaatataaataaataaatacatgtaaatatttcctaaatatgtattaatttgtgtgtgtttgtatttatatatacaaaatgaatatatattatgtaaacacaaacttttattcttgatgcgattaatcacaattagtTTAGACTAATAGATTTAGATTAGCCCTAGAAAGTGTAAACAGCCAGTGACCGTTTGAGAACACATACTGTGAGAGCTCGAGTCGAAAAGCGGAGTGACCCCAAACTATGATCAATATTCCCAACCagttattacagaaaaaattgaGTCAAGTATTGTTTCTGTCGTCtctgtccccaccacttttcaaaacaaagttacgctGCAGATATGAATACAAGAGAagagtgatgatgatgatgatgatgatgttgttgtgtatttttcaaGGTTGTGGAGCTGAAGGCACAGAATGGCGAGTgcagcatcatcatcatcatcagcggCAGCAGCAGCATCATCGAGTGAGAGCTCATCTGCAGGTAATGGACAGACAGCAGGTGACAGCAGCAGCAGTACTCAGGACAGCACGTTCGAGTGTAACATCTGTCTGGACACGTCCAAAGATGCCGTCATCAGTTTGTGTGGTCATCTCTTCTGGTGAGTGAGACGCTGTTAATGTCCACCACACTTTGATTGCGTGCTTTTAAATACAGAACCTCATCATACTTTACTCTCCCTCGTCTCCCTGCCTCTGTGACATCACTTCTTAGTTGGCCGTGTTTACATCAGGTAcgttttgaagtgttttctgtttttaactgCTCACCCAAGAGCGTGTGACAGGACTCATGTCGCAATGtccttcatgtgtgtgtttgcagtggTTAGAAACTCGGCCGAACCGTCAGGTGTGTCCCGTTTGTAAAGCCGGCATCAGTCGGGATAAAGTGATTCCTCTGTACGGAAGAGGAAGCACGGGCCAACAAGACCCCAGGTACTTTACACTCAACATCCGGGTCAGAAAGGTTACGAATGTGTCCGCTGGTTTATAGCGCGTGCAGATATCAGTGGACAGAGTATAACATGTGAGTGATAGACTACACTGAAGTGTACTGTATGAAGTTCATCCTATTTTCTTCGTGGTTTTAGAGAAAGAACTCCTCCACGGCCTCAAGGACAGCGACCAGAACCAGAAAATCGTGGTGTAAGTATGTTTTCTCTGATTGTGTATTGAGAATGGCTTGACAGGAAACAGTCACATGGTCAATCCCAGTCATGTATCCAGTTGAGTTTCTCTTGGTCATTTGCAACGATGCGTGTGTCATTGCACCAGACATCTGTGATGAAACTCTTACGTGGATAAAAGCGGCTGCTGTTGTGCAAACCTGCAGCTCATTCATTAGTCAAACGAGCGGGCCGATGGGACTTGTTATGTTTGGTCTCTGAAGACGTTCCTCTCAACACACCTGACGTATGCATTGCATCACGTTTCACTCCCAATCCTTTCTGGATGATTT of Triplophysa dalaica isolate WHDGS20190420 chromosome 4, ASM1584641v1, whole genome shotgun sequence contains these proteins:
- the rnf185 gene encoding E3 ubiquitin-protein ligase RNF185 isoform X2, translating into MASAASSSSSAAAAASSSESSSAGNGQTAGDSSSSTQDSTFECNICLDTSKDAVISLCGHLFCWPCLHQWLETRPNRQVCPVCKAGISRDKVIPLYGRGSTGQQDPRERTPPRPQGQRPEPENRGGFQGFGFGDGGFQMSFGIGAFPFGIFATAFNINDGRPPPAPGTPQHTDEHFLSRLFLFVALLIMFWLLIA
- the rnf185 gene encoding E3 ubiquitin-protein ligase RNF185 isoform X1, producing MASAASSSSSAAAAASSSESSSAGNGQTAGDSSSSTQDSTFECNICLDTSKDAVISLCGHLFCWPCLHQWLETRPNRQVCPVCKAGISRDKVIPLYGRGSTGQQDPRERTPPRPQGQRPEPENRGGFQGFGFGDGGFQMSFGIGAFPFGIFATAFNINDGRPPPAAPGTPQHTDEHFLSRLFLFVALLIMFWLLIA